ATGCGGTGTCCAGCGGGACGGCTGATCTTTACCATGCGGCTGAATATTATTGGCAAGGTAAGCATAAGGCATTTAACTTCTTCACTTCTGTTCCTTATGGTCTGACAGCGGGTGAGATGGATGCCTGGATTCACCATGGTGGTGGTCAGGAGTTATGGGACGAACTGGCGTCCGGCTTTAATATCAAGCCGTTTGCTTGTGGTAACACAGGCGTTCAGATGGGTGGTTGGTTCAATAAGGAAATCAATTCCGTTGAAGACCTGAAAGGTCTTAAAATCCGCATGCCGGGTTTGGGTGGTGAAGTGCTGCGTCGTCTGGGTGCTGCGGCTGTAACCCTGCCAGGTGGTGAGATTTTCCCATCCCTGCAATCTGGTGCCATTGATGCGACAGAATGGGTTGGCCCATGGAATGATCTGGCCTTTGGTTTCTATAAAGTGACCAAATATTATTATTCACCGGGCTTCCACGAGCCGGGTTCAACATTGTCTTGTGGTGTAAACCTTGATGTGTGGAAATCACTGACACCTGCACAACAGGCAATCGTTCAGAACGCGACGATGGCAGAAAACAACTATATGATGGCTGAATTTAACGCCCGTAACGGTGACAGCCTTGAGGTTCTGCTTAAGAAACATGGTGTTCAGGAACGCAAGTTCTCTGACGATGTGATGATGGCGATTGGTGATGCCTCAGGTGAAGTAATGCGCGAAGTTGCCAAAACCGATGCCCTGACAACGAAGATCTTTGATAGCTATACTGACTTCCGTCGCAAAGCGATTAAATGGTCTGATCGTTCAGAAGCATCTTACTGGAACGCACGTAAGCTGCCGTTCAAATACAGCTAATTGCACAAAAAAGGGCGACAGCACAAATCTGTGCGTCGCCCTTTTTTTGTCGATTTCTAATGGGAGATAAGCTTTGGGGTCACTTTCGACTTTGATGCGCTTTATTGACGGGTTGAACCAGACGATTGGCCGAACAGTCGCCTGGCTGGCGGTGATCATGGTGATCACGCAGTTTTCCGTTGTGGTGATGCGCTATGTTTTCGGCATCGGTTCGATTATGATGCAGGAATCTGTCGTCTATATGCATTCATTTTTATTTATGATCGGTGCAGGCTATACATTACTGCACAATGGGCATGTACGCGTGGATGTTTTCTATCGTGAAGCCGGGGTGCGTAAAAAAGCAGTCATTGATATTTTCGGTGTTGTTTTCTTGCTTTTACCTGTTTGTTTCCTGATTGGGGATTCATCCTGGAAATATGTTTATCAATCCTGGTCAATCCTTGAAGGGTCCAAGGAAACCAGCGGGATTCATGCTGTTTATCTTCTGAAATCCGTTATTTTGGTTTTCTGTGTTCTCTTGAGTTTGCAAGGGATTGCCCTGGCATTGCGTTCTTTCCTGATTTTAAAAGGGGCGCTGGTGCCAGAAGAAGACCATGACGTACATGAGGTGCCTTAATCATGGAAATTGCTGAAATTCTTTGTATTGCCATGTTTGTGGTGACTTGTGGCTTCTTGATGTTGGGCTTCCCTGTTGCCTTTACCTTGGCGGGAACCAGTATTTTCTTTGCCGCCATGGGGGTGGCCACTGATGTGTTTAGCTGGTCCCTGTTTGGTGCCCTGCCCTCACGTATTTTTGGTAATGCCATGACCAATGAGGTCCTGATTGCTGTTCCCCTCTTTATTTTCATGGGGGTAATGCTGGAACGTTCCAAGGTGGCAGAAGAACTGCTTGATAGTATGGGCATGTTGTTTGGTTCCTTGCGCGGTGGTTTGGGTATTTCTGTATCTATCGTGGGCGCGTTGCTGGCGGCTTCGACCGGGATTGTTGGGGCGACAGTGGTGACGATGGGATTGTTGTCTTTGCCGACTATGTTGAAACGTGGCTATAACCCGTCCCTTGCCTGTGGGTCTATCTGTGCAGCCGGGACATTGGGACAAATTATTCCGCCATCTATCGTTCTTGTTCTTCTAGGTGATCAGATTTCCAATGCCTATTCTGATGCGCAACGCTCGCTTGGAAATTTCTCCCCGGAACCGGTTTCTGTGGGCGACTTGTTTGCAGGTGCCTTGATCCCAGGGCTTGGTTTGGTGGGCATGTATATTGCCTATCAGCTGATTGTGGCCTGGTTTAAGCCGGAAACATCCCCGCCGATCCCGCAAGAAGAGTTAAATGTGGAAGGGCTCGGAAAACGTATTGCCCATGCTTTGATCCCGCCGATTATTCTGATTGTAGCGGTGCTAGGCTCCATTCTCGCAGGTGTTGCCACCCCGACAGAAGCGGCTGCTGTTGGCTCTGTTGGTGCATTGTTGCTGGCAGGTTTGCGTCTTGATGAAAGCCACGGTATCCCATTTTATGGTGCTGGCTTGGCGCTGGTGGTGATGTTGATCTTGACCAATACGATGGACTTGCGCTTGGGAATGAGTGAAACCAGTGCGGCCAATATGTTTGGTATCGGGCTGGCGTCGGTTTGTTGTGCCATCCTCGCCTTTGGTGTGTTGATGGCGGCCAAACGGGTGTGGGATGCCAAAATCCTGCAAGAAGTATGTGCTTCGACCATGGATATCACTTCTATGGTATTTGTGATCTTGATTGGTGCCTCTGTCTTCTCCCTCGTGTTCCGTGGGCTTGGCGGAGATGATATGGTTCATGAAATGCTTAGCGAGCTACCCGGTGGTGTCGTTGGGGCCATGATCGTGGTGATGGCCGTGATGTTCGTTCTCGGCTTCTTCCTTGATTTTATCGAGATTACTTTTGTCGTTGTGCCGATTGTTGCCCCGGTCCTGTTAATGATGGATTTGAATCCGGTCTGGTTGGGGGTGATGATGGCGATGAACCTGCAAACATCGTTTTTGACACCGCCCTTTGGTTTTGCCTTGTTCTACCTGCGTGGCGTGGCCCCGAAAGAGGTCTCCACCATGCAGATTTATAAAGGCGTGATCCCCTTCATCGTTATTCAGGTGATTGGCCTGTTGCTTCTGTCCTTCTTCCCAGGGCTGGCAACTTGGTTGCCAAGCGTGATCTTTGGATAAGAAGATATCCTTGTTATGAATTGGAAAAGGCCGCTTCAGGGAAACTTGCAGCGGCTTTTTCTTTGGCCTATCCTATTCAGAATGGAGGGTGTTATGGGCAACTATCGTATTCTTTCAATTTGTTTCTTTTTGTTGATGTTGACGGCTTGTCAAAGCACCCAGATTATCAAGGCCGATAAGAATGTGATATTAGCACCAGCTGAAAGTCTGGAGTTCAGCATCTTCCCCAAACAAGACTGGCAGGAAACGGGTGTTTCCGTTCTGGCTGGTAAGGAATATGAACTTAAAGCCAATGGCATGTGGAGCTATGGCCCCATTTGTGGCATCGCTGATCCTTCTGGTGCCGGGAATGCCCCCATATGCAGTGGCCCCGGTTATGTGATTGATAAGAACAGTTCCGCACTGGTGGGGAAAATTGGGCCGACGGGCAAACCGTTTTTTGTCGGCTTTGGCGTGAAGATCAAACCTGAGAAATCCGGTAAATTGTTGATGGGACCCAATGCCTGGGATTGGTTGCCACAGGACAACACGGGGAAGATGGATGTCAAGGTGACCCGTGTCGGGGAAAGTTATCAAGTGACAACACCACAAGTTCAGCCTGCTCCCTCACAACCGCCACAGCAAGCACAAGCCCCGGTGAAGGCAGTTTCAAAATATCTTGGGGCAACCACACAAATTCAAGGGCCGCGCATTGCCTTGGTGATTGGTAATTCTGATTATCGTATTTCGCCGCTTCGAAATCCGGTGAATGATGCACGCTTGATGTCCAAGACCTTACGCAGTTTGGGTTTTGATGTAATTCACGAGGAAAATGCCACGCAACGCAAAATAAAACGGGCCTTAAACCATTTTGGGGACCGTTTGGAAAAAGCAGGCCGACGGGCCGTTGGGTTATTTTATTATGCCGGCCATGGTGTACAGGTTTCCGGGCGTAATTATTTGATTCCAATTCAGGCTAATATTCAAAATGAAAAAGATGTGGATGTGGAAGCCGTGGCCGTTGATGGGGCCTTGATTGCCATGGAATATGCCCGAAACGATTTGAATGTGGTGATTTTGGATGCCTGTCGCAATAACCCCTATCGCAGCGGGTTTCGTTCTGCCAATCGGGGGCTA
This sequence is a window from Terasakiella sp. SH-1. Protein-coding genes within it:
- a CDS encoding TRAP transporter substrate-binding protein, with the translated sequence MKRRDFLAGAAAVGAIGAASAVSAPAIASGKRTLKMVTTWPKNFPGLGTGAARAAKRITDMSDGQLTVKLFAAGELVPAFESFDAVSSGTADLYHAAEYYWQGKHKAFNFFTSVPYGLTAGEMDAWIHHGGGQELWDELASGFNIKPFACGNTGVQMGGWFNKEINSVEDLKGLKIRMPGLGGEVLRRLGAAAVTLPGGEIFPSLQSGAIDATEWVGPWNDLAFGFYKVTKYYYSPGFHEPGSTLSCGVNLDVWKSLTPAQQAIVQNATMAENNYMMAEFNARNGDSLEVLLKKHGVQERKFSDDVMMAIGDASGEVMREVAKTDALTTKIFDSYTDFRRKAIKWSDRSEASYWNARKLPFKYS
- a CDS encoding TRAP transporter large permease subunit translates to MEIAEILCIAMFVVTCGFLMLGFPVAFTLAGTSIFFAAMGVATDVFSWSLFGALPSRIFGNAMTNEVLIAVPLFIFMGVMLERSKVAEELLDSMGMLFGSLRGGLGISVSIVGALLAASTGIVGATVVTMGLLSLPTMLKRGYNPSLACGSICAAGTLGQIIPPSIVLVLLGDQISNAYSDAQRSLGNFSPEPVSVGDLFAGALIPGLGLVGMYIAYQLIVAWFKPETSPPIPQEELNVEGLGKRIAHALIPPIILIVAVLGSILAGVATPTEAAAVGSVGALLLAGLRLDESHGIPFYGAGLALVVMLILTNTMDLRLGMSETSAANMFGIGLASVCCAILAFGVLMAAKRVWDAKILQEVCASTMDITSMVFVILIGASVFSLVFRGLGGDDMVHEMLSELPGGVVGAMIVVMAVMFVLGFFLDFIEITFVVVPIVAPVLLMMDLNPVWLGVMMAMNLQTSFLTPPFGFALFYLRGVAPKEVSTMQIYKGVIPFIVIQVIGLLLLSFFPGLATWLPSVIFG
- a CDS encoding TRAP transporter small permease subunit, whose translation is MGSLSTLMRFIDGLNQTIGRTVAWLAVIMVITQFSVVVMRYVFGIGSIMMQESVVYMHSFLFMIGAGYTLLHNGHVRVDVFYREAGVRKKAVIDIFGVVFLLLPVCFLIGDSSWKYVYQSWSILEGSKETSGIHAVYLLKSVILVFCVLLSLQGIALALRSFLILKGALVPEEDHDVHEVP
- a CDS encoding caspase domain-containing protein; this translates as MGNYRILSICFFLLMLTACQSTQIIKADKNVILAPAESLEFSIFPKQDWQETGVSVLAGKEYELKANGMWSYGPICGIADPSGAGNAPICSGPGYVIDKNSSALVGKIGPTGKPFFVGFGVKIKPEKSGKLLMGPNAWDWLPQDNTGKMDVKVTRVGESYQVTTPQVQPAPSQPPQQAQAPVKAVSKYLGATTQIQGPRIALVIGNSDYRISPLRNPVNDARLMSKTLRSLGFDVIHEENATQRKIKRALNHFGDRLEKAGRRAVGLFYYAGHGVQVSGRNYLIPIQANIQNEKDVDVEAVAVDGALIAMEYARNDLNVVILDACRNNPYRSGFRSANRGLALIDAPRGSLIAYSTSPGKVAADGSGLNSPYTTAVVKAMSDKGVAIERMFRNVRNQVMQMTNQQQVPWEASSLVGGDFYFNP